From Mustela erminea isolate mMusErm1 chromosome 1, mMusErm1.Pri, whole genome shotgun sequence, a single genomic window includes:
- the MKRN2OS gene encoding MKRN2 opposite strand protein has translation MQRTEAGKALIKFNHCKKYIYSFSVPQRCPLCQQVIASRKLEEAPISISNPFTNGHQEKCSFLLRPTQGTFLREYDGRSDLHVGITNTNGVVYNYTTHGVRRDGAGWEESVSIPLLQPGMYGLMDQWDKYLEDFSSTGAWLPQRYEEGRHNCYSYTLTFINCILTTEGKEQLGKEEFTEKYVVPRTRKASKYITLYRAIEEHGFYVTDHPDEETSPPEGSGSC, from the exons ATGCAGCGTACTGAGGCCGGAAAGGCTTTAATTAAATTCAACCACTGTAAGAAATACATCTATAGCTTCAGTGTTCCCCAACGCTGCCCCCTCTGCCAGCAGGTGATAGCCTCGAGGAAGCTGGAGGAAGCACCTATTAGCATCTCCAATCCGTTTACCAATGGGCATCAGGAAAAATGTTCATTCCTCCTCAGACCAACTCAAGGGACGTTTCTTAG GGAGTACGATGGAAGGTCTGATCTTCACGTCGGAATAACTAACACAAATG GAGTAGTGTATAACTATACCACACACGGCGTCCGGCGAGATGGAGCAGGGTGGGAGGAGAGTGTCAGCATCCCGCTACTGCAGCCTGGCATGTATGGACTGATGGACCAGTGGGACAAGTACCTGGAAGACTTCTCCAGCACGGGGGCCTGGCTGCCCCAGAG GTATGAAGAAGGCCGTCACAACTGCTACAGTTACACCCTCACATTCATTAACTGTATTCTGACCACAGAAGGCAAGGAGCAACTGGGCAAAGAAGAGTTCACAGAGAAGTATGTGGTCCCAAGGACAAGGAAGGCCTCCAAGTACATCACACTCTACCGGGCGATAGAGGAGCATGGCTTCTATGTGACCGACCACCCTGATGAGGAGACAAGTCCTCCAGAGGGGAGCGGCTCATGCTGA